The Pseudomonas sp. MPC6 nucleotide sequence GTGCCTTGCGCGTGGCCGGCGCAGGGCCGGTAAGCATGATGGTCGGATCGGTGCTGGTGACCGCCGTGGCGACTATCCGTGCCCGGGGTTGCAGGCCGAGCGCCCGGCCTTTGGCTTCGGAACCGATCAGCATCAAGGCTGCGCCATCGACGATCCCGGAACTGTTGCCCGGCGTGTGCACGTGGTCGATTCGTTCCACGTGGCTGTAGACCCGCAGCGCGGTGGCGTCGAAGCCCATTTGCCCGATCATCTCGAAACTCGGCTTGAGCTTGCCCAAGCCTTCCAGGGTCGACTCGGCGCGGATGAACTCATCGTGATCGAGCAGGATGATGCCGTTCTGATCCTGCACCGGCACCAGTGACTTGCTGAACGAACCGTCCGCGCGCGCCCGTGCGGCCTTCTGCTGGGAGTGCAGCGCATAGGCATCGACGTCCTGGCGACTGAAGCCTTCAATCGTGGCGATCAGGTCGGCGCCCACGCCTTGAGGGGTGAAATGACTCTGCAGGTTGGTTTCCGGGTCCAGTGCCCAGGCACCGCCGTCGCTGCCCATGGGCACGCGCGACATCGATTCGACGCCGCCGACCACGACCAGGTCTTCGAAGCCGGAACGGACTTTCATCGCACCGAGGTTTACGGCTTCCAGCCCTGAGGCGCAGAAGCGGTTGATCTGCACACCTGCCACGCTGACATCCCAATCGGCCATCTGGGTCGCGGTTTTGGCGATGTCGGCGCCTTGATCGCCGACCGGCGTTACGCAGCCGAGCACCACGTCATCGACCTGGCTGGTGTCGAGCGAGGTGCGCTGTTGCAACGCCCTGAGCAACCCGGCCACCAGGTTCACCGGTTTGACGCTGTGCAAGGCGCCATCGGCCTTGCCCTTGCCCCGGGGCGTGCGTAACGCGTCGAAAATCAAAGCTTGGGTCATGACGTCCTCGAACCTGGTGGTGAGTGGGTACTCAAGATCAACAGATCGCAGCCTGCGGCAGCTCCTGCAGGGGATCGCGTTCATATGCGGGAGCTGCCGCAGGCTGCGATCTGTTGATCTCTCACCTTATGCCGAGCCGCAACCGATTCAATGACCGCAACGCTCAGCCGCGTTGACGCTCACGCTCACACTCAGACGGACGGTAGTCCGTCATGGGATTAACCGATTCAGGACACCGAGCTGTCTAGCAAACGGGCGCCCAAGAAGCTGGCAATAGGCCTCATACCTTTTTAATAGTAATTAGCGACCACACCATATGAAATGGATCTAAACCAAGCGTGACGCGGGCTCTAATGTGAAGTTGTACGAAGTTGTCGTCGGGTTTTGCCGAGGCGCTCGTCCTACAGGAAGTGCAACGCCTTGCCGTCATGGAGCTATGCAGGCAGGCATCAGGAAATAACAACAAAAAGGCGGTCAGCCATGTTCAAGCAATCGAAAGTACGTCAAGCCGGGCTCATTCTATTTGCCACCACGCTATTGTTGATTTTGCCGAACCTGACCAAGGTCATCGGTTAGTCGGTCATTTAAAAATACGGCGTAAGTAGTTTATTTTCATATCGCCTCATTAAAAATGTGACTGGCTCGCTACCCGGGTCAGCGTGGGTGTGCCAACCTTTGTGGCACTTGCACGACATGGAAGGCGATCACTTGAAAACACTTATGCTGTTCGGGGCCTTGCTGCTGAGCACGCCCCTCTTTGCCGCACAGCTCAACCTGGAGCTGGGTGCGAACAGTCGCAACTGGCAGACCGCAGAGTTGCTCAAGCATCCTCAGGTTCAGACCATCACCATCACCAACGACGTTTCCTACAAACGGGACATGAGCTATCGCGCTGTGCCGTTGGCGGCCTTGTTGACGGGTATCCAGCCTGAAGATCACTTGCAGGCCGTGGCACTGGACGGGTTTGCGGCAGAGTTGTCGGCGGCGCCGCTGCTCAACGCCAAGGGTGCGCGGGCGTGGCTGGCGATTGAAGACCCGGCCCACCCCTGGCCGGCGTTGTCCGAGGGCAAGCACAGTGCCGGGCCGTTCTATCTGGTCTGGACCGATCCGCAAGCGGGCAATATCAGTCCTGAGCAATGGCCGTTTGAAGTGGCGAGCATCAAGCGCATGGCGCCGGTAGCCGAGCGCTTCCCTGCCCTGCTGCCCGACCCTGCGCTGGCGGCGGATGATCCGGTGAACCAGGGCTTTGCACTGTTTCAGAAGAACTGCCTGGCCTGTCATCGGCTCAATGGGGCCGGGGATGCGCAGTTCGGGCCGGATTTGAATATTCCGTTCAACCCGACCGAGTACTTCGGCGCGGATTTCCTCACGCGTTACATTCGTGACCCGCAGAGTTTGCGGCAGTGGCCGCAGGCGAAAATGCCCGGGTTTACGGCGGCTGTGTTGCCGGAGGCGGAACTGGAGATGTTGGTGGGGTATCTGAAGCATATGGCGGGGCGCAAAGTTAAGCCCTAAGCCTTTTGTCGTCTGGGCCGGCCTCTTCGCGAGCAAGCCCGCTCCCACATTTAATCTGCGTCGTACACAAATGCTGTGTTCATTGCAGATCAAATGTGGGAGCAGGCTTGCTCGCGAAGCGGTATCCCGGATTTTACTGTTGTTGCACCGAAATCACAGGCGCCAGCAGCGGCAGCGGCGTTGGCGAAACGAACACCTTCGCATGCATCTGCTCACACCCGCCGCCCCGGCGCATGCCGCGCACCGGGCAGGCATCCAGGTAATCCAGGCCCACCGCCAGTTTCAGGTGGCGCTCGGGCCGGGCCAGTTCGTTGGTCACATCGAAGCTGTACCAGGCGTCATCGAGCCAGGCTTCCGCCCACGCGTGGCTGGCCAGGTGCTCGCAGTCCTCGCTGTACAGATAGCCCGACACATAACGCGAGGCAATCCCCAGGCTGCGGGCGCAGGCGAGGAAGGCATGGGTGTGGTCCTGGCACACGCCCGAACGCCCGGCGAAGGCCTGGGCGGCGCTGGTGTCCACGGCGGTGGAGCCCGGCGTG carries:
- a CDS encoding acetyl-CoA C-acetyltransferase, whose product is MTQALIFDALRTPRGKGKADGALHSVKPVNLVAGLLRALQQRTSLDTSQVDDVVLGCVTPVGDQGADIAKTATQMADWDVSVAGVQINRFCASGLEAVNLGAMKVRSGFEDLVVVGGVESMSRVPMGSDGGAWALDPETNLQSHFTPQGVGADLIATIEGFSRQDVDAYALHSQQKAARARADGSFSKSLVPVQDQNGIILLDHDEFIRAESTLEGLGKLKPSFEMIGQMGFDATALRVYSHVERIDHVHTPGNSSGIVDGAALMLIGSEAKGRALGLQPRARIVATAVTSTDPTIMLTGPAPATRKALAKAGLRVQDIDLFEVNEAFASVVLKFIKDMAIDPDKVNVNGGSIAMGHPLGATGCAILGTLLDELETRRLRYGLATLCVGGGMGIATIIERL
- a CDS encoding cytochrome c; translation: MEGDHLKTLMLFGALLLSTPLFAAQLNLELGANSRNWQTAELLKHPQVQTITITNDVSYKRDMSYRAVPLAALLTGIQPEDHLQAVALDGFAAELSAAPLLNAKGARAWLAIEDPAHPWPALSEGKHSAGPFYLVWTDPQAGNISPEQWPFEVASIKRMAPVAERFPALLPDPALAADDPVNQGFALFQKNCLACHRLNGAGDAQFGPDLNIPFNPTEYFGADFLTRYIRDPQSLRQWPQAKMPGFTAAVLPEAELEMLVGYLKHMAGRKVKP